Below is a window of Flavobacterium sp. CFS9 DNA.
TTATGACCACACAAGATCAGGATCTTGTTGTGTTTTTTTGCATAGTGCAATAATTCAAGAAGGTACGGAATACTGAAATGAATATGACTATTGTCAATGTCAAAGGCAAATACAATTTTTGAATTATCGAAATAACTATCCTGTTTTTCAGGCAGTTCACCTCCAAAAGCCCGTCCTCTGATAATTTTAAACATAGGTGACAGCGCTTTATCCAATGCATCCGATCTTTCTCCATACGGATAAGCAAAGGTGGTCATCTTAAAAGAATGTTTTTTCATGGAAGCAATCATAGGAGTAATTTCCTGACTGATATACGCATCCATTCCGTGCTGATTGACAAATTTAACGGCATTGTAATGATGATAGCCATGTCCGGCTATTTCATGTCCGTATTTTTGCATTTCGTGAAGTTTTTCGATTTGAGGCTTCCCAATCGAATCAATACGGCAAACATTAAAAGTGGCTTTCCAGGAATATTTTCTCAAAGCCTGATCGGCTTCGGCCCATTCGTCTACATAGGCATCATCAAAAGATAAAATGACACCAGCTTCATAAGCTTTAACACCAGGATTTTGCTTTTTACTTTCACAAGAAAATAAGGTCAGACAGAATAAAAGCAATACTGATTTAAGGGAAAACATCTTCATAAAGTATACTCTGAGAATTAAAAACGCACTCTTTTTTTAATCAATAGAATCTTATTATTTCAAATATAGTTCTTTTTCTTGTTTTCTGCCATTAAAAAAAGCCTCCAAAATGTTCTCACTTCGAAGGCTTTACTTTTTTACGATTTATTCGTATTTCAAATATTTCAAAACATCTATTTTAGTGGCCTGATAAGCTCTTGAAAGCACTACCCCTAAAGTTAGCAGCAACAAGGCGATAAATCCAATTAAAAACGGATAAACCGATATCGTAATGCGGTACGAGAAATTTTCTAACCATTTGTTAAGTAGGTAATAAGCCGGAAATAAAGCCATTAAAAAGCCTATAATACTGAAAACCACATACTGCTTGCAAAGTTCTTTCAATAAAACATTGGTCTCGGCACCCAGAGTTTTCCGAATCGCGATTTCTTTCATGCGTCGTTCAATAGAGTACGAAGCCAGTGCAAACAATCCAAAAAGCGCAATGACAATGACAATGACATTTAATAACGAAAATAGATTTTTTTGCTTGACATAATTACTATACGATCTTTTGTATCCTTTATCGACAAAATCATACGAAAACGGATATTCTGTATCCACTTTTTTTACCCATAGATTTTCTACATCAGTCAAAGTCTGCTGCATGGTTTTGGCATCTGCAGTGATATAAATATTATTCAAAAGTTCTGTAAACCAGGGCACTGTTTTAAAATGCAGAAATGTCATCGGCGGAACAGCCTGACCCGGATCCATCAGATTAAAATCTTTTACAATCCCAACAATAATTACTTCCTGACCGTTCCAATTTACCTTTTTACCGATCGGATCTTTTTCGTTCAATAACTTAAGAGCCGTCTCATTAATCAACATTGAACTTACGGTATCTTGTGCAAATTTTGGATCTAAATAACGCCCTTTAACCATTTTGATTTTCAGCATTTCCAACAGACCAAAGTCTATTGGTATATTATTTCCGTCTATACTTTTGTCTTTATATTGATAAGTGATCGTCGATTTTGGACCATATCCTAAGACAAAACCACCACCCGAAACTTCTTTAACCCCTTTGATATGAAGCAATTGATTTTTGATACTATTGTATTTGTCCAATCGTTCTTTAGCTGTAATTTTTTCACCATAAATATTTTTATACGAAATGTTCAGAATTTGTTTTCCATCAAAACCTAACTCTTTAGAGTTCATATGTTCTATTTGCTGGTAAACAATATAAGATCCGATAATGAAAAAAGCAGCCACCCCGAATTGAAAGATCAGCATCCCGTTGCGGAGCCAGATTCCGTTTTTACTTCGCCCGAAATTACCTTTCAAAACTTTTAAAGGCTCAAAATTAGAAACATAAACAGCCGGAAATATTCCTGCCAATACCACGGTTACAAAAAAGATAGCTATAAGCTGCAGATAAAACTGGCCGCTTTGCAATACAAGAGATTTATCTAAAAAGGAATTGTAATATGGCAAAGAAATCTCTACAATAACCAATGATACCAAAATGGCGAACAAGGCTATTATGGCGGTTTCAAAAACAAACTGATAAATGATACCAACTTTTGAAGCCCCTATAATTTTTCGAACCCCAACCTCTTTTGCTCTCTTTACAGCATTTGCCGTAGCTGAATTAACATAATTTACAATAGATAACAGCAGGATTAAAACTGATAATCCAACCATAATAAGTAAAAATTGAAGATTCCCTTTCGATTCTGCCATACCACCGGTTTTGGTATGCAAACGAACTGAGGCCAAGGATTCTAAAATTGGTTTTACTTCACCATATTTACGAATAAGTTCCTGAGGAGTAATTCCTTGCTCTTTTGCAAATCGGACTGTGAGGTTATCAAAATATACTTTTTGGAGATTTTTTGCTACTTGTTTCTGATCCTCCTTATTTTTCAGTTTCAATAATAAAACGTACTGAAAGTTGCCCCAAAACTGCATGTTACCATTAATTCGCTGGTCCATGAAATTAACCACACAAGAAGGATTATAAGCTGATTTTTTATCCAGCTTGTAAACGCCTCTCACTATCAAAGTTTTCTTCTGTAAAACGACTTTTTTACCTAAAGCAGTTTCATTTCCAAAAAGTTTAAACGCTAAATCCTGTGATAAACAAATACTGTTTACATCCGGTAAAGCTCCCTTTCGACTGCCCTCCGTAAATTCATACGGAAAATAATCAAAGAAGTTTCTTTGAGCAATGGTAATCTTGTCAGATTGTACTTTTTTGCCTTTAAAATAAAGAATGTCATTATCATAACCTCCGCTCAAATAACAAAAAGATTCAACTTCAGGACTTATAGCTTTTAACGCTGCCCCTACAGGCGCCGAACTTGAAGACCAATAGGTCGTAGCATTCATTTTATTGGCTACTAAAAAAATCTTGTCTTTGTTGGGGTTCCATTGATCGTAGGATTGTTCGTCATTCCAATATAAAGTCGCAAAGATTAACCCTGCAATTCCAATACTCAATCCCAAAACATTCAAAGCTGTAAAAAGCTTATTGTTTTTGATGTGATAAATAAATATGTTGATCCAGTTCTTTAGCATGATTAATTTATTGAATGGTTTACTAAAACATCTACATTTCTATGGTTCATTTTCTCTGAAAGAATGACTCCGTCTTTCATAACAATCGTTTTTTGCGAAAACGAAGCATCATAATCCGAATGCGTAACCATTAAAATTGTCGCACCTCCTGCGTGAAGATCCGTCAGCAATTCCATTACTTCGTTACCGTTTTTACTGTCCAGATTTCCAGTAGGCTCATCAGCAAGAATAATTTTCGGATCATTGATCAAAGCCCTGGCTACGGCTACACGCTGCTGTTGTCCTCCTGAAAGTTGTTGCGGATAATGTTTCAAACGATGTGATATTCCTAAAATAGTTGCCATTTCCTGTACTTTTTTCTTTCTTTCAGATGATGGCACATTATTGTAAATCAACGGCAATTCGATATTATCAAAAACCGATAATTCATCAATTAAATTAAAATTCTGAAAAATGAATCCGATGTTTTCTTTTCTCGCTTTTGATTTTAAACTTTCCTTCAGACCAATCATTTCCTGTCCTAACAATTCATAACTTCCGCCTGAAGCACTGTCTAGTAATCCGATGATATTCAGTAAAGTCGATTTTCCACTACCCGATGGCCCCATGATCGATACAAAGTCGCCTTCGTTTACAGTTAATGAAATTTCGCTTAACGCTTTTGTTTCTACTTCTTCGGTTCTAAAAATTTTAGAAAGCTTTTTAATTTTGATCATATTACTTTGTTTTTGATGTTTGTTTTTCTTTCTAAGAATGGTATTGCCGAAGTAAAAAACAGATCCTAAATTAAGATAATTGATAAGATAATCTATAAATATCTATTTTTGTTACATTTACCGGCAACAATCATTCTTCTATTTGATGATTTGCTAATAGTAATATGATTTTCGTGCCAAAAATTTAAAATTCCTAACTGCCTTATTTTAAATTTTTTAATATTTAAAAGAATTCAGAAGTGTCCAATAATGGACAGCTTTCGTCCAAAAATGAACAAAAATGAAAAAGACAAATGCAGCAATATTAATCATAGACGATCAGGAAGACATCCTTTTTGCGTCGAAAGTGTTCCTGAAAAAGTACTTTGAAGACATTTATACCCTCAATAACCCAAAAAATATTGTCGAATTATTGTCTCAAAAACACATTGATGTGGTTTTGCTTGACATGAATTACCGAATAGGTTTTGAAGACGGAAGAGAAGGTTTATACCTCTTGAAAGAAATAAAAACACTATCTCCAAAAACGGTTGTTATTTTAATGACCGCTTTTGGTAAAGTCGAAACTGCTGTTGAAGGCTTAAAATCCGGTGCTTTTGATTATATCTTAAAACCATGGGAGAATAAAAAACTCCTCGAATCCGTGAAACAGGCTGTGGATCAATCCCGAAAAGAACAGAAGAAAATAAAGAATATCGAACCTGATAATCACTTTTTTGTTGGTACTTCAGAAATGATTAAAAAATCGTATTCCCTTGCTGATAAAGTAGCTAAAACGGACGCCAACGTTTTGATTCTGGGTGAAAACGGAACAGGTAAATTTGTTTTGGCACATCATATTTTTAGCCAGTCTGAGAGAAAAAACCATCCTTTTGTAGCTGTTGATTTAGGAGCTTTAAACTCGAATATTTTCGAAAGTGAATTATTTGGTTACGCAAAAGGTGCTTTCACAGATGCCAAAACCGATACTCCCGGACGTTTCGAAATGGCACAAAACGGAACTATCTTTTTAGATGAAATTGGGAATATTCCGCTGCATTTACAATCGAAACTGCTACAGGTCATTCAAACCAAAACCGTAACCAGACTGGGAGAAACAAAGCCAAGACCTTTAAATGTCCGCATCATTACGGCAACCAACCTAAATCTCAAACAAGAAGTTACCGATAAAAACTTTAGAGAAGACCTTTATTATCGTATCAATACAATGGAAATCGTTCTGCCTCCATTACGGGAACGTCACGAAGATAAAATTCCACTGGCTGAATATCTTCTGGACAAAATGATTCCAAAATACGACCGAAATGCTATTCAATTTGACAAAAAAGTATTGGAACAAATTGAAAAACATGCCTGGAATGGCAACATCAGAGAAATGGAAAATAAAATTGAACGTGCTGTTATTCTGTGCGAAAACAATACAATCACCACTTCCGATTTAGATTTGGAAACCATAACCCCTTACGAAGAAAATCCGGATGACATTCAGCTTTCCTCCGTCGAGAAGGCAGCAGTTGAGAAAGCCTTGCTGAAAAACAACAATAATATTAGTAAAACAGCCGAAGAATTAGGATTGTCCAGAGGTTCGTTATACCGTCGTTTAGAAAAATACAACATCAATATCAATTAATATGTTTCAGACCTTCCAAACATATAAACTGCTGTTTTTACGATTGATTCTGATTGTATTGATGATCGAGCTCTCTTTTTATTTTTTTAAAACGGATCTTTTCTTTACCGGAATCTTTGGCCTTTTTGTAGTGTTCCTGCTTGTTCGCGAAATGTACTTTTATGTCCGAAATTTTGTTCTCCTTTACAACAAAACCATTTCTTCGATCTTACAGAATGATTTTAGTTCAGACTTTTCGCAACACCAATACAATAAAAATTACAACGATTTATTTCTCCTGTACGACACTCTAAAAAGCAAGCAAAACGAGCAGATCTCGAAAGACATTGTCTATCGTTCGATTTTAAATACTATTGAATCCGGGATCATCATTCTACGAAAAGAAGAAACGGAATGGAATATTTTCTTAATGAACGATCATTTTTCTTCTCATTTTAATGTCCCGAAAGTCTCCAAATGGAAATATCTTAAAGACCAACTACCATCGTTATGTGAAGTAATCGAAGCCGACGATTTTCAGGAAATCAAAACCTCCTTGGAAATTCGTGTACAGGAGCAGAACACACAAACCTTTGTTTTGCAGGCTTCTCGAACAGAAGTTTTTGGAAAAGATTATTTTATTGTTTTACTGGATTCGATTCAGAATGTAGTTGAGAAAAAAGAAAAAGATGCTTGGGTAAATTTAATGAAAGTCATTTCGCATGAGCTGTTAAATTCGATAACTCCTATTCGTTCTATTTGCCAGAATTTACAGGATTTGGTTGATCAGGACACTATGTCGGCTGAAGATTTGGAAGATGTCAAAAATAGTGTTGAAACCATGTTGAGACGAAGCGATCATCTACAAAAATTTGTTGAGGGCTATCGAAAACTCGCCATGCTGCCCACACCCAAAAAAGAGAAAACGGATTTACAGG
It encodes the following:
- a CDS encoding sigma-54-dependent transcriptional regulator — protein: MKKTNAAILIIDDQEDILFASKVFLKKYFEDIYTLNNPKNIVELLSQKHIDVVLLDMNYRIGFEDGREGLYLLKEIKTLSPKTVVILMTAFGKVETAVEGLKSGAFDYILKPWENKKLLESVKQAVDQSRKEQKKIKNIEPDNHFFVGTSEMIKKSYSLADKVAKTDANVLILGENGTGKFVLAHHIFSQSERKNHPFVAVDLGALNSNIFESELFGYAKGAFTDAKTDTPGRFEMAQNGTIFLDEIGNIPLHLQSKLLQVIQTKTVTRLGETKPRPLNVRIITATNLNLKQEVTDKNFREDLYYRINTMEIVLPPLRERHEDKIPLAEYLLDKMIPKYDRNAIQFDKKVLEQIEKHAWNGNIREMENKIERAVILCENNTITTSDLDLETITPYEENPDDIQLSSVEKAAVEKALLKNNNNISKTAEELGLSRGSLYRRLEKYNININ
- a CDS encoding ABC transporter ATP-binding protein — translated: MIKIKKLSKIFRTEEVETKALSEISLTVNEGDFVSIMGPSGSGKSTLLNIIGLLDSASGGSYELLGQEMIGLKESLKSKARKENIGFIFQNFNLIDELSVFDNIELPLIYNNVPSSERKKKVQEMATILGISHRLKHYPQQLSGGQQQRVAVARALINDPKIILADEPTGNLDSKNGNEVMELLTDLHAGGATILMVTHSDYDASFSQKTIVMKDGVILSEKMNHRNVDVLVNHSIN
- a CDS encoding ABC transporter permease; this translates as MLKNWINIFIYHIKNNKLFTALNVLGLSIGIAGLIFATLYWNDEQSYDQWNPNKDKIFLVANKMNATTYWSSSSAPVGAALKAISPEVESFCYLSGGYDNDILYFKGKKVQSDKITIAQRNFFDYFPYEFTEGSRKGALPDVNSICLSQDLAFKLFGNETALGKKVVLQKKTLIVRGVYKLDKKSAYNPSCVVNFMDQRINGNMQFWGNFQYVLLLKLKNKEDQKQVAKNLQKVYFDNLTVRFAKEQGITPQELIRKYGEVKPILESLASVRLHTKTGGMAESKGNLQFLLIMVGLSVLILLLSIVNYVNSATANAVKRAKEVGVRKIIGASKVGIIYQFVFETAIIALFAILVSLVIVEISLPYYNSFLDKSLVLQSGQFYLQLIAIFFVTVVLAGIFPAVYVSNFEPLKVLKGNFGRSKNGIWLRNGMLIFQFGVAAFFIIGSYIVYQQIEHMNSKELGFDGKQILNISYKNIYGEKITAKERLDKYNSIKNQLLHIKGVKEVSGGGFVLGYGPKSTITYQYKDKSIDGNNIPIDFGLLEMLKIKMVKGRYLDPKFAQDTVSSMLINETALKLLNEKDPIGKKVNWNGQEVIIVGIVKDFNLMDPGQAVPPMTFLHFKTVPWFTELLNNIYITADAKTMQQTLTDVENLWVKKVDTEYPFSYDFVDKGYKRSYSNYVKQKNLFSLLNVIVIVIALFGLFALASYSIERRMKEIAIRKTLGAETNVLLKELCKQYVVFSIIGFLMALFPAYYLLNKWLENFSYRITISVYPFLIGFIALLLLTLGVVLSRAYQATKIDVLKYLKYE
- a CDS encoding PAS domain-containing sensor histidine kinase; protein product: MFQTFQTYKLLFLRLILIVLMIELSFYFFKTDLFFTGIFGLFVVFLLVREMYFYVRNFVLLYNKTISSILQNDFSSDFSQHQYNKNYNDLFLLYDTLKSKQNEQISKDIVYRSILNTIESGIIILRKEETEWNIFLMNDHFSSHFNVPKVSKWKYLKDQLPSLCEVIEADDFQEIKTSLEIRVQEQNTQTFVLQASRTEVFGKDYFIVLLDSIQNVVEKKEKDAWVNLMKVISHELLNSITPIRSICQNLQDLVDQDTMSAEDLEDVKNSVETMLRRSDHLQKFVEGYRKLAMLPTPKKEKTDLQVLMHNCLQIMAPLFKEKNIEIVNKITNKHWIAIDPQQIEQVFINLLTNCIHALKDATEKTVTVSAELKENRAFIKITDTGNGIEKEIEHKVFLPFFTTRAEGAGIGLTLSKNIIEAHGGYITHRNENSKTVFEICLLE
- a CDS encoding polysaccharide deacetylase family protein; translated protein: MKMFSLKSVLLLFCLTLFSCESKKQNPGVKAYEAGVILSFDDAYVDEWAEADQALRKYSWKATFNVCRIDSIGKPQIEKLHEMQKYGHEIAGHGYHHYNAVKFVNQHGMDAYISQEITPMIASMKKHSFKMTTFAYPYGERSDALDKALSPMFKIIRGRAFGGELPEKQDSYFDNSKIVFAFDIDNSHIHFSIPYLLELLHYAKKHNKILILCGHKPVRNVTENYQTKIETLEFICRYMKLNDLKFYTLSDLDGLLEHK